TATGCCCGGGCCTGGGAAGTGCTCTTGGGGCGCAGCGGCCGGTGTCAGCTGACGTACACCGCGTTCCTTCCTCCCTGCTTGGCCCGGTACAGGGCCTTGTCCGCCCGGTCTATCAGTGAATCCAAGGATTCCTTCGGGTTAAGCTCGGCCACCCCCATGCTGATGGTGATATTGAAGGGCCACAGTTTTTCCTGGTGGATCAGCCTCCATCTTTCCACCGACAGCCTCAGCCGTTCGGCGATCTCGGCCGCGATCTCGGCCTTAGTCTGGGGCAGCATGATCAGGAATTCCTCGCCCCCGTAGCGGGCCACCCGGTCGTATTCCCGGATCCCGGCCTGGAGCTGCCGGGAGACGCCCTTCAGCACTTCGTCACCGATCTGGTGGCCGTACTGGTCATTGACGTGCTTGAAATAATCCAGATCGCAGAAGATCAGGGACAGCGGCAATCCCAGGCGCTTTGATTTCTTCAGTTCCAGGTCCAGCTCCATCTCAATCTTGCGCCGGTTCAGCAGTTCGGTCAGGGGATCGATGGCCGCCAGTCTGGACAACAGCTCCGAGGCCTTGGCCTCCTCCTCGTAGATGCTGGCGTCCCGGAAGATCTGGACCGCCCCCAGCCGCTCCCCCGCGGGACCGCTGATCGGCGAGGAGACCACATCCACCGGCACCCGGCGCCCGTCCTTGTGTTTCAGGTAGACCCTGGTCTGGCCGGTGGGCTGTCCGCCGTTGACCGCCCGGCTTAAGGGGCAGAGCGGTCCGCACATGCTCCGGCCCTCGGTATCGATGTGGCACAGCAGGTCGTCGGAACAACGGAAAGTGATCACTTCCTCCGGCCGGTAACCGGAAATGCTTTCTGCCCCTTTGTTCCAGTAGGTGATCCGCTTCTCGTTGTCCACAAAATACACGCCGTCATAGGTCTGGTCCAGGATGGCCTTGTAAATGTCGCAGGGCAGGCCGCTGGCATTGTCCTCCGCCTGTTTGGTCATCAGCAGCTGACCACACCCAGGGCGATGGAATTGATCTTCTGTTGCTTGGAATCGGCCCGGGAAAGCATCACCACCGGCTTGGCCGCCCCGGCGATGATCCCGGCGGCCTGGGCCCCGCCCAGGTAGATCAGACCCTTGACCAGCATGTTGCCCGAGGCGATGTCGGGGGTCAAAAAGATGTCGGCCTCCCCGGCCACCTGGCTCTTGATCTTTTTATGGGCGGCGGCCTCGGCCGAGACCGCCAGGTCCAGGGCCAGCGGGCCGTCTATGATGCAGCCCTTGATCTGTCCCCGGTCGTTCATCTTGGAAAGGTGGGTGGCGTCTATGGTTTCCTGCATCTCCGGGTTGAGCACTTCTATGGCGGCCAGCACGGCCACCTTGGGCTTTTCCACCCCCAGCTTTTGCGATATCTCCACCGCGTTGTTGATGATGTCCACCTTGGCCATCAGGTCGGGCTTGACGTTCATCCCGCCGTCCGAGACCAGTATCAGCTTGGGGTAGGACGACGATTCCATCACCGCCACATGGGACAGCAGGCGCCCGGTGCGCAGGCCCACTTCCTTGTCCAGCACGGCTTTTAGGAAGGTGGAGGTGGCCACCAGCCCCTTCATCAAGAAATCGGCCCGACCCGAGGAGACCGCGGACACCGCGGCCTTTGAGGCCTCGGCCATGTCCTTGATGTCTTGCAGTTCCCAGCCCTTGATGTCCACCTTGGCCTTGACGGCGGCATCTTCTATCGCCTTTTTGTCGCCGAATAAAATTGGAGTGGCGATCTTCTCTTTGGCCGCGTCGCTTAAAGCCTCAAGGACCACTTCGTCCTGGGCCACCGCCACCGCCACTTTTTTGGGCCCTTTGGCCTTGGCCTCTTTCATCAGATCGGAAAATGATTTGATCATGTATGCTCCTCTTGTCATTCCTGCGAAAGCAGGAATCCAGTTATTATTGTCTGATAGTCATTCCTGCGAAGGCAGGAATCCAGAGTTTAGCTCAATTCGTTATACAGTTCTTTCCATTCTGGATTTCGTTCTTCAATCAGCCTTATCTTCCATTCACGTTTCCAGGCTTTCAATCTTTTTTCACGAATAATCGCCAGACGTATATCATCAAATATTTCGTAATAAACCAAAACATTCACGTTGTATCTTTCAGTAAAACCTTCGACTGTTTTTTGCTTATGCTCGTTAACCCTGCGAACAAGGTTATTGGTCACGCCTATATACAAAGTACCGTTACGTTTGCTGGCCAGGATATAGACATAGTACTGTTTCATTGCACCGTCATTCCAGCGCAGGCTGGAATCCAGTTTTTACAGTTTCCTGGATGCCTGCCGGAAGCCTGCCCTGGGTAAGGCTGGCAGGCCTTGCAGGCTCAGGGTTTACCCCTGGATGCCTGCCTACGCAGGCATTACAAGGGGGTCAAGCATACTCCCTGGCCTGCTCCTCGCCTTTCAATATCCGCATTCCGGCCTCGGCCAGGGCCGTCATCTCGTCCTCGCCGGGGTAGACTTTTACCGGGGCGATCCAGGAGACCCGTTCCTTGATCCACTCCACGAATTCCGGGAAGTAGGCGAAGGAGCCCGTCAGCACTATGGCGTCCACCTTGCCGTTGACCACCGTGGCCATCTCGCCGATGGTCTTGGCGTTCTGGTAGGCCATGGCCTGGATGATCAAAATTGTCTTGGCGTCCCCGGCCTTGACCTTGTCCTCCATCTCCCGACCGTCGTTGGTGCCCAGGTGCGAGACGCAGCCGCCCTTGCCGGCCAGCTTCTTGTTCATCTCGTCGATGGTGTACTTGCCGGAGAAGCACATCTTGACTAGGTCGCCGGTGGGCAGGCTGCCGGCCCGCTCCGGGGCGAACGGCCCGTCGCCGTTGAGCGCATTGTTGACGTCCACCACCTTGCCCTTTTCGTGGATGCCGACCGAGATCCCTCCGCCCAGGTGCACCACGATCAGGTTCAGCTCCTCGTATTTTTTGCCGAGATCCTTGGCCGCCCGGCGGGCCACCGCCTTCTGGTTGAGGGCGTGGAAGATGCTGACCCGGGGAAGCTCCGGCAGTCCTGAATAACGGGCCAAAGGATTCAGTTCGTCCACCACCACCGGATCCACGATGTAGGACTTGACCCCGGCGTCGCGGGCCAGGTCGTCGGCTATCAGGCAGCCGAGGTTGGAGGCGTGGTCCCCGCCGGTGCCGGCCTTGATATAATCCAGCATGGCCTGGTTGACCGCGTAGGTGCCCGAGGGGATCGGCTTGAACAAGCCTCCCCGCCCGATGATAGCGCTGAGGTCCTTGATGTTGATCCCGCCCTTGGCCAGGGCGTCCTCGATCACCTGCTTGCGGAAGTCGAACTGGTCGGTGATCCGCTTGAAGGGGGCCAGCTCCTCGGCGGAGTGGCGCAGGGTGTCTTTGAATATGGCTTTGCCGTCCTCGTACACCGCTATTTTGGTGGAGGTGGAGCCGGGGTTGATGGCCAGGACTTTGAAGGGCACGGGCGGTTCCTCCAGAATTTGTTTTAAAAGTTAATATGTGATTTTATTCTTATTCCATTAGGCTCATTGGCTTTATCAGGAAGGGAAAAGATTTTCTTCTATTCACTCCGTCAGCCAGCCTTCCGCCGCATATTCGCTGCTAAACACCTTTATGCTGACCCCGCCCCGGCTGAACAACTTTGCAAAGAACGCAAACTCCGTTTTGTGGGGGTCGTCCTCCCCTATCAGAAGCGCGATCCTGGCCCCGGCCATGAATACTCCCTGGTGGGCCATGGCAAATTCCTGTTTCTCCCAATCATCGATCTTTAAGACCGCTCCCCGCAGGTCGGCCAGTATCCTGGGCGGTCTCCCTCCCTCCAGTTTTCCCAATAAGGCGTGGCTGGTTCCCCACATTTCGTGGTTAAGCACTATGTCCTTGTGGACGATCCTGATTATCCCCTTTTCCTGGTCAATGACAATCTCGTGGGCCATCATGCATGTCCTTGTTGTATGGTAAAACTGTGTTGTATGTTTTCCTAACCTTCCCGGTTCCAGAGATTCAACGCTTCATCCTATGAAGCTGCAAATACTATACGGCCGTTCTTGTTGCTCTCGCGGATGAAATCAATGAGGGTATCTCCCGGGTACTTGGAAAAATCCCCGATCACCGCCAGGCTGACCCCGTAATTCATGAATTTCTGCAGCAGCTCTCCTGCAAAGCCTGTCCTTAAACGGAAGAAATCCGGATTGATCTGATGGTCCCGCAGAATTATTTTGCCGATGTCTGCATTGGCCATCAGGTCCAGACCATCCTGCACCTTGTCGATGACCATTCCATCCGACTCTATCAGGGCATATTCCATTCCCCGCACGGTGCACTTTTTAAAATTGAAGGTGCTCAATATTCCCTGGCTTTCTCCTCGCCCTTAAGCACCCTCAGCGCTCCGGCTGCCAATGCCGGCATCTCGTCCTCGCCGGGATAAACGAAATACTTGGGCGTGATGAAGGCCGTCCGCTCTTTTATCCAGTCGGTGAAGATCTGGTTGTGGGCCACGCCCCCGGTGACCACTATGGCGTCCACTTTGCCCTTAAGCACCGTGGCGCAGGCCCCGATCTCCTTGGCTATCTGGTAGGCCATGGCCCGGAATATCTCCTCGGCCTGCTTGTCGCCTTTCAGCACCCGGTCCTTGACCTCGTTGGCCCGGTTGGTGTCGGTGTAGGCCGACAGCCCGCCGCTGCGGGTCAGCTTTTTCTTGATCTCGTCGGCGGTGTATTTGCCGGAGAAGCACATCTTGACCAGGGCCCCGGTGGGCACGCCCCCGGCCCGCTCCGGAGAGAAAGGCCCGCCCTCGTTGGCATTGTTGACATCCACGAATTTGCCGTGGTCCACCGGCGAGATGGAGATGCCGCCGCCCAGGTGGGCCACGATCAGGTTGACCTGTTCCAGCTTTTTGTTCAGTTCCTGGCAGGCCTGCAGGGCGGCCATCCTCATGTTAAGGGCGTGCAGCAGGGACTTGCGCTCGATCTCGGCCAGCCCCGAGATCCGGGCCAGCGGAGAAAATTCGTCCACCGAGACCGCGTCCACGATGAAGGCCTGGGCGCCTGACTGATCGGCGATCTCCTTGGCGATGAAGGCCCCCACGTTGGAGATGTGCTCGCCGCGCTTGGCTTCGCGCAGGTCGCTGAGCATGGCGTCATTGATGACGTAAGTGCCGGAGGAAATGGGCTTAAGCAGCCCGCCCCGGTCCACCACCGCCGCCAGGGATTTTGGGTCAATCTTGTTCCTTGACAAAAAGTCAAGCACCACCTGCTTGCGCATGGGATACTGGTCCACTATCCTGGCGTATCTTTCGATCTCGGCCTTGTTGTGGTCTATGGACTCGGAGACCAGAGGTTTCGCCCCTTTATAGACCGCCACCTTGGTGGAGGTGGAGCCGGGATTGAGCACCAGGATCAGCAGGTCCTTGGGAATTCTCACTTTCCCTGCCGCAACCTTTTTACCCCGTACCCCTTTTAATATCTTTATCCTTTTAGACGCCTCCCTGCCCTTCTTTCCCGCAGCAGTTCTCTTGACCACTTTCGTCTTTTTCACCTTGTTGACCTTTTTGGGGGCTGCAGACTTTTTCTGCTTCACAGCCTCCTTGCCCGTTTTTTTCTTGGCCGGTTTCTTAATTATAGACATCTTATAACTCCCAGTTAAACCTTAAGAAAATATTGATGATAGTTAATGCCTGCAATGTTCATTTTAAGGAAACACCCCATCGCCCTGCATTTATGAAATCGCTCAAAGCATAGTTCCCTTTTCCTATTGCATCATAAGCAATACCCCTTAAGAAAAATGCAGAGCCATATATTCCCTGGTTTTTGGTGTCCGAAACTATTGCCGTGCATTCATCAATCGTCTTTTGGTACTGTTTCGTTCTATTATACAATTCAACTCTTTTAATCTTTATCCAGCCTACATCAGGGGCTAAATCGATAGCTTTTGAAAATTCACGAATTGCCTGTTCATATTTTTCGAATTCTGCATTTATTGTTCCGCAGTACAAATAAGGGATCCATGATAATGAGTCTTTCAAAATATACGCACTCATATCTTTCATGGCCAGATCATATTCTAACATCTTTGAATATGTCTTTGCTCTAATCAAATATACCCGGTAAAAGGTACTATCCAGTTGCAAAGCCTTGTTTAAATCACTCTCTGCCTCAAGATCTTTATTTAATAATTTACTGGATAATCCATGATAAAAATATTGGTCAGCTTTAATTGCAGTATAAGAGTATGCTTTTCTAAAATCTTTCTCCCCTAAATTACTTTTCCCCTGAAAACCATATGCCGAACCCCTCATTAAATATACTGGAATGAAGCTTGAATCAAGTTCTAATGCGTTATTCCAATCATTTATTGCCCGGTCTAAATCATTATTAAGAAAATATACATATCCTCTCTGATATAAATACCATTTATTCGTTTCATCCCAATCGATAATTTTACTGAAATCTTTTATGGCCTTTTCATAATACCGTTTCTTTGTATATACCAATCCCCTTTGATAATATAATAATTCGTTTTTAGAGTCCTTTTTTATCGCTGCTGATATTTCCTCAACATTTGTCCCAACACTGTCCAGAGAAAGATTCATGGACATGATTTGAAAATACATATTTGCATCACTGGCCCAAGCAGCTATCGGCAGTAATACTAACAGAGAGAAAACCACCTTTTTCATTGTCTTTTCCTCCTGATGAAATTATGAAACCAGCTTTTTAAACTCCGCGCTCTCCCACAGGGTCTGCAGTTCCTCGTCGCTCTTGGCGGTTTCCTTCAGATCATCGTCGGCCTCTATGGCCCTGGCGATGGAGCTCAGCGCCTCCTTGGCCTGGTTCTTAAGCAGGTGGACCTTGGCCTTCTCCAGCGAGACCTCGCCGTCGTCGGAATACAATTCCAAAGCCTTGGCCATGGCCGCCAGGGACTCGTCATACCGGCCCATGATCTTGTAGGTCAGGCCCTTGGAAAACCAGGCGTCGTTGTTGTCCGGCTTGATCTTGATGGCCTGGTCAAAATCGGCCAGAGCCTCCTCATAACGGCCCAGATCGCGCAGGGCCAGCCCCCGGTTGTACCAGGCCTCCATGAAGTCCGGGGCCAGCTTGATGGACTGGTCCAGGGCCTGCAGTGCCTCTTCATCGCGGTCCAGCACCCCCAGCACAATGCCCTTGTTGCACCAGGCCTTGGCGTAATCGGGCTTGATCAGGATGGCGTTGTCGTAGGCCTGGATGGCGTCCTCGAACTGGTCGGTCCGGCTCAGGATCCGGCCCCGGTAGAACCAGGCGTCGGCATTGTTGGGATCGGCCTCCAGAGCCTGATTGTAATTGTTGAGGGCCTGGTCCAGGTGTCCGTGCTTCTCCAGCTTTAGCCCCTGGTCCACAAAATCTTCGACCATACTGTGCTCCTGTTCAATGATTGTCCGCCTTTTGTTTCACCGGTCATGAATGCCCTTGAAATGGCCCGAATATGTTTACCTTATCCAGAAAAAATGATTTCGTTATTTTCGTGTTTTTCGCGCCTGCGCGCTGAAGCGCGGAGTTTACACCGATGAAAGAGGTGGCGCGCAAGCGCGGGAAAAGGGAAAAATTTTATTCTCATTCCCATTCGATGGTGGCCGGCGGCTTGTTGGAGATGTCGTAGACCACCCGGTTGATTCCTTTGACCTCGTTGACTATCCGGCTGGAGACTTTCGACAGAAGATCTTCCGGCAATCTGGTCCACTCGGCGGTCATGAAGTCGGTGGTGTTGACGGCCCTTAGGGCCAGCACGTTCTGGTAGGTCCGCTCGTCGCCCATCACCCCCACCGCCTTCACCGGCAGCAGCACCGCAAAGGCCTGCGAGGTCTTTTGGTACCAGCCTGCGGCCCGAAGCTCGTCTATGAATATCCTGTCGGCGGTCCTTAGAATGTCGCAGCGCTCCCTGGTCACTTCGCCCAAAACTCTCACCGCCAGGCCCGGTCCGGGGAAGGGATGGCGCATCACCATTTCCCTGGGCAGGCCCAGCGACAGGCCCAGCTGGCGGACCTCGTCCTTGAACAGCTCCCGGAGCGGCTCCACCAGTTTAAGCTTCCGCATGTTTTTGGGAAGCCCGCCCACGTTGTGGTGGCTTTTGATGGTGGCCGACGGCCCCTTGAAGGAAACGGATTCTATGACGTCGGGATAGATGGTGCCCTGGGCCAGGAATCCCACCCCGCCTATCTTTTTGGCGGCCCCGGCAAAGACCTCGATGAACTCCCTGCCGATGATCTTTCTCTTCTTTTCCGGGTCCTCCACCCCTTTAAGTTTTTTGTAGAACCTGGCCGCGGCGTCCACCGTCACCAGGGGGATCTTGAACTGCTTTTTAAAGACCCGCTCCACCTCGGCCCGCTCGTTCAGCCTTAACAGGCCGTTGTCCACAAAGATGCAATGCAGCTGCTTTCCCACCGCCCTGGAGATCAGCACCGCCGCCACCGAGGAATCCACCCCGCCGGAAAGGCCCAGCACGATCTTAGATCTTCCCGCCTTCTCCCGGATGTCCTTCACCGATTGCTCTATGATGGAGTCCATGGTCCAGTCGCCCTGACAGCGGCAGACCTGGAACAGGAAGTTGGAGATGATCTTTTGTCCCTGAACTGTATGGTTGACCTCGGGATGGAACTGGAGGCCGTAAATGTTCCGTTTGACATCTGCCATGGCCGCTATCCGGCAGTTAGCAGTGGAGGCCAAGGCCGCGAAGCCTTTAGGAGGCGTCTGGACGCTGTCCCCGTGACTCATCCAGACCTGGCTCTGGGACGGCACCCCCTGAAACAATTTTGAATTTTGAATTCTGAATTCTGAATTCAGGCGTAGTGTCGCCTGTCCATACTCCCGCTCCCGGCTGCGATGTATCTTGCCGCCCAGCAGCAAGGAGGTCAATTGCATGCCGTAGCAGATCCCCAGGATGGGGATGGCGGAGTCGAATATCTCCGGGTCTATCCGGGGGGCGTTCTGGTCGTAGACGCTGGACGGCCCGCCAGAGAGAATCAGCCCCTTGGGATCTCCTTCCAGGATCTTCTTTTTTCCGGCGGTGCAGGGAATGATCTGGCAGTAGACCTTCTGTTCCCTGACCTTGCGGGCGATCAGCTGGGTATACTGCGACCCGAAATCTATGATGTTTATTCTGTCCAAAATATCATGCCTGTTTATTCTGTTCTTGCTCTTTTATTTTCTTCAGGACTCCGGCCAGGGCCGGCTGGGCGGCCTGAGCCAGTTCGGCATCCTTATCCTTGGCTATCTTCATCAATACCGAGGCCGCTGTCTTGGTGCCCAACGTTCCCAGAGATGTTATGATTTGTTTTTTTATGTCCGGCGGTTCACCCCGGCCCAGCAGGTCCTTTTTGTAATACAGCTCGGTCAGTGCGTCCACCGAGGCCTCGGTGCCGGCCTTGCCGGCGAATTCGATGGCTTGTTTTTTCACATCAAGATCCTTGTCACCCATGGCCCTGATCAGCCAGGCTTCGGAATTCTGACCGCCCAATTTATAAAGTGCCTTAAGGGCTTCCAGCCTGATCCGGGCATCCTTGTCCTCCAGCACAGCCCCCAGCGGGCTCAGGGAGTTCTCTCCGCCCATCAGCGAAAGCAGCACGCACATATTCCGCCGCACAAACCAGCGGTCGTCCGAAAGGGCCTTGATGGCCATGTCCTCGACCCCGGCCCCGATCTTGTTGAGGACATACATGCACTTGAAACGCATATTGCTGTCCTCGCTCTCCTTAACCGTCTCCAGCAGGTAGGGCAGGGCCTTGTCCTTGATTTGGGCCAGGGCTTCGGCCGCCGGTTCCAGGATCGGATCTTTTAACAGGCCCAGGATCAGGGAACGGATGGCGGACTCGTCGCCGATCAGGCTCAGCACCTTGATCATGTCCTTGGCCACCGGTTTGTCGGCCATCAAAAGCATGATGTCCGAGATGTCCTTGCTGATGCGGGTGACCAGGGCCAGTCGCTGTTTGTTCCTAAGGTCTTCTGCAATCTGCTGGATCATGTCTATGCCCTGGCGATATATCCGCTCGTCACTTTCCTGGCGTAGTCTCAGGGTGATGCTGTCTATCACCAGCTCAGCCAGGTCGAAGCGCTCGATGGTCAGCAGATCGTCATTCAGCAGCAGCAGCTGGGAAAGGGCTGTTTCCCGGACGCCGGGGCCGGAGTCGGCCAGCAGCCTCAAAAAGCCCTCCAGGGCCGGCTTGCAGTTCTCATCGCGCCTGATGATCCAACGCAGGGCCTTGATCTCGGCCTCCGAGGTCATCTCGGCTGCCGGGCGTTCTTTCAGGCCGGACAAGTATCTTTCCAGCACCGGCTGGGTGGATGTAATTTGCCCGAAGACAAAGGCGCAATCCTCGTCGTTCAACCCGTAATATTGCAGCTTGGGCTGAACCAAAGGATACAGGGACTGCTTGCGGGTGTTGTCAGCCGGAATCGAGGCCACCATCCCCCGCAGCTTTTCCGCCAGCACCACCGTGTCGTTCTTAGTCTCCAGGGCCAGCACCTCGGCCTTGTTGATTATCATCTTGGCCAGGTCCTCGTTGGAATACTTGGTCAGCAGTTCCCGCACCACATCGGACCATTCGGGATTGTCCAGCTTTACCTGGGCCACCATCTGGCTGCTGCGCTGGTCTAGGCCGTTGATGACGCCTGCCATCATTGCGGCGTATTCTCCACCGCCCTGGGACTTGGCCAGCATCTCCAGCCGGTCCAGGTCGCTCACCAGCTTTTGCTGGCCCTGCTCGGTATCGGCCAGGGCCAGAGCGCCTTTGATCAGCATCTCGGTCACCATCGAGGGATCGCTCTTGAGCATGGCCACCACCTGGTCGGGCAGCAGGTTCTCCACCGAGGCCCCTGCTATGGAACCGCTGCCGCCGCCCTGGCCGCCGTATGATATTCCCGAAGCCACTATGTTGGTGATGCCCTTTAGGGCCAGGGCCGCCGCTAGTCCCCCCTTGGCTTTGACCTGCTCCACGTCCATGGCCATGGTCTCAAAGAATACCTGAATCTGGTCGCGGTCTATACCCTGCTTGAAGGTCAGCTGGCCCACGCTGCGCTTCCCTAGTTCGGAAATAAAATTGGCGAACACTTCCTTGCGGGAGTCTGGCACCGGTTTATCGTTCATCAACAAAATGTTGCCGGCCAGGCTGAAACTCAGGAAGCTTTCGGTCCCCATCGCTTCCTTGATCAGCATCAGGCTGGCTTCAAACAGCTTTTGGGATGTCGGGTGGCTGGACGGATACATCTTCAGGTTACGCAGGGCCCCTGTCAACTGCCCCACCAGCCGGGTCATCAGCATCGGTGATATGTTAGCCATGATTTTATCTCTATCCCTTTTTAATAATGAACCCAGAAAATCAAGGAAACATTACAAATCTATGGCGAGCCGGAAATATTCATGGTTTCATGCCTGCCCGCCGTAACTAAAGCGAAGGCAGGATTTCCTTATAGAAAAACCTAGTGTTTGAAATGCCGGATGCCCGTAAGCACCATGGACAGCTTGAGCTCCGAGGCCCTGGCGGCCACGTCGCCGTCCTTGACCGAGCCTCCGGGCTGGATGATGGCGGTGATGCCGCCGGCTGCGGCCTCTTCGATGTTGTCGGCAAAGGGGAAGAACCCGTCCGAGGCCAGTGCCGCTCCCTTGGCCCTGCCACCGGCTTGCTGCAGGGCCAGCCGCACCGAGGCCAGCCGGTTGGGCTGCCCGGCCCCCATGCCTATCAGCTGTTTGTCCCTGGCGATGACGATGGCGTTGGACTTGACGTGCTTGACTATTTTGAATGCAAAGATAAGGTCTTCCATCTGGGCCGCTGTTGGCTTGTTGGCTGTGGCCTGCGATAACTTGGATTCATCAAAAGTCGCGGCATCGGGAGCTTGGGCCAGCGCCCCACCCCAGGCCGAGCGCAGCAGATATTGGTTTTCGGGCTTTTTTGTTATCCTGACCAGCCGGACGTTCGGCCCCCAACCCTTGCGGTTGGCAAAGATCTCTTTGACCCCCGGCAGGAAATCCGGGGCGGCTATTACCTCGTAAAAACTGTTGGGGCCGGTGATCTC
The sequence above is drawn from the candidate division TA06 bacterium genome and encodes:
- the guaA gene encoding glutamine-hydrolyzing GMP synthase; its protein translation is MDRINIIDFGSQYTQLIARKVREQKVYCQIIPCTAGKKKILEGDPKGLILSGGPSSVYDQNAPRIDPEIFDSAIPILGICYGMQLTSLLLGGKIHRSREREYGQATLRLNSEFRIQNSKLFQGVPSQSQVWMSHGDSVQTPPKGFAALASTANCRIAAMADVKRNIYGLQFHPEVNHTVQGQKIISNFLFQVCRCQGDWTMDSIIEQSVKDIREKAGRSKIVLGLSGGVDSSVAAVLISRAVGKQLHCIFVDNGLLRLNERAEVERVFKKQFKIPLVTVDAAARFYKKLKGVEDPEKKRKIIGREFIEVFAGAAKKIGGVGFLAQGTIYPDVIESVSFKGPSATIKSHHNVGGLPKNMRKLKLVEPLRELFKDEVRQLGLSLGLPREMVMRHPFPGPGLAVRVLGEVTRERCDILRTADRIFIDELRAAGWYQKTSQAFAVLLPVKAVGVMGDERTYQNVLALRAVNTTDFMTAEWTRLPEDLLSKVSSRIVNEVKGINRVVYDISNKPPATIEWE
- a CDS encoding tetratricopeptide repeat protein, translating into MKKVVFSLLVLLPIAAWASDANMYFQIMSMNLSLDSVGTNVEEISAAIKKDSKNELLYYQRGLVYTKKRYYEKAIKDFSKIIDWDETNKWYLYQRGYVYFLNNDLDRAINDWNNALELDSSFIPVYLMRGSAYGFQGKSNLGEKDFRKAYSYTAIKADQYFYHGLSSKLLNKDLEAESDLNKALQLDSTFYRVYLIRAKTYSKMLEYDLAMKDMSAYILKDSLSWIPYLYCGTINAEFEKYEQAIREFSKAIDLAPDVGWIKIKRVELYNRTKQYQKTIDECTAIVSDTKNQGIYGSAFFLRGIAYDAIGKGNYALSDFINAGRWGVSLK
- a CDS encoding phosphate butyryltransferase, which translates into the protein MIKSFSDLMKEAKAKGPKKVAVAVAQDEVVLEALSDAAKEKIATPILFGDKKAIEDAAVKAKVDIKGWELQDIKDMAEASKAAVSAVSSGRADFLMKGLVATSTFLKAVLDKEVGLRTGRLLSHVAVMESSSYPKLILVSDGGMNVKPDLMAKVDIINNAVEISQKLGVEKPKVAVLAAIEVLNPEMQETIDATHLSKMNDRGQIKGCIIDGPLALDLAVSAEAAAHKKIKSQVAGEADIFLTPDIASGNMLVKGLIYLGGAQAAGIIAGAAKPVVMLSRADSKQQKINSIALGVVSC
- the buk gene encoding butyrate kinase, encoding MPFKVLAINPGSTSTKIAVYEDGKAIFKDTLRHSAEELAPFKRITDQFDFRKQVIEDALAKGGINIKDLSAIIGRGGLFKPIPSGTYAVNQAMLDYIKAGTGGDHASNLGCLIADDLARDAGVKSYIVDPVVVDELNPLARYSGLPELPRVSIFHALNQKAVARRAAKDLGKKYEELNLIVVHLGGGISVGIHEKGKVVDVNNALNGDGPFAPERAGSLPTGDLVKMCFSGKYTIDEMNKKLAGKGGCVSHLGTNDGREMEDKVKAGDAKTILIIQAMAYQNAKTIGEMATVVNGKVDAIVLTGSFAYFPEFVEWIKERVSWIAPVKVYPGEDEMTALAEAGMRILKGEEQAREYA
- a CDS encoding DUF4180 domain-containing protein, translating into MEYALIESDGMVIDKVQDGLDLMANADIGKIILRDHQINPDFFRLRTGFAGELLQKFMNYGVSLAVIGDFSKYPGDTLIDFIRESNKNGRIVFAAS
- a CDS encoding sensor domain-containing diguanylate cyclase, whose amino-acid sequence is MTKQAEDNASGLPCDIYKAILDQTYDGVYFVDNEKRITYWNKGAESISGYRPEEVITFRCSDDLLCHIDTEGRSMCGPLCPLSRAVNGGQPTGQTRVYLKHKDGRRVPVDVVSSPISGPAGERLGAVQIFRDASIYEEEAKASELLSRLAAIDPLTELLNRRKIEMELDLELKKSKRLGLPLSLIFCDLDYFKHVNDQYGHQIGDEVLKGVSRQLQAGIREYDRVARYGGEEFLIMLPQTKAEIAAEIAERLRLSVERWRLIHQEKLWPFNITISMGVAELNPKESLDSLIDRADKALYRAKQGGRNAVYVS
- a CDS encoding tetratricopeptide repeat protein is translated as MVEDFVDQGLKLEKHGHLDQALNNYNQALEADPNNADAWFYRGRILSRTDQFEDAIQAYDNAILIKPDYAKAWCNKGIVLGVLDRDEEALQALDQSIKLAPDFMEAWYNRGLALRDLGRYEEALADFDQAIKIKPDNNDAWFSKGLTYKIMGRYDESLAAMAKALELYSDDGEVSLEKAKVHLLKNQAKEALSSIARAIEADDDLKETAKSDEELQTLWESAEFKKLVS
- the buk gene encoding butyrate kinase; its protein translation is MSIIKKPAKKKTGKEAVKQKKSAAPKKVNKVKKTKVVKRTAAGKKGREASKRIKILKGVRGKKVAAGKVRIPKDLLILVLNPGSTSTKVAVYKGAKPLVSESIDHNKAEIERYARIVDQYPMRKQVVLDFLSRNKIDPKSLAAVVDRGGLLKPISSGTYVINDAMLSDLREAKRGEHISNVGAFIAKEIADQSGAQAFIVDAVSVDEFSPLARISGLAEIERKSLLHALNMRMAALQACQELNKKLEQVNLIVAHLGGGISISPVDHGKFVDVNNANEGGPFSPERAGGVPTGALVKMCFSGKYTADEIKKKLTRSGGLSAYTDTNRANEVKDRVLKGDKQAEEIFRAMAYQIAKEIGACATVLKGKVDAIVVTGGVAHNQIFTDWIKERTAFITPKYFVYPGEDEMPALAAGALRVLKGEEKAREY
- a CDS encoding GIY-YIG nuclease family protein; this translates as MKQYYVYILASKRNGTLYIGVTNNLVRRVNEHKQKTVEGFTERYNVNVLVYYEIFDDIRLAIIREKRLKAWKREWKIRLIEERNPEWKELYNELS